In Candidatus Cloacimonadaceae bacterium, the following are encoded in one genomic region:
- a CDS encoding AMP-binding protein, which yields MNGKIPVMINYATGAIENAKYAREKCNFKTVITSHKLMEKLDLQPIDHMIMLEDILAKVTTIAKLKAALLSKLPFAILSKLVHSGSADEISVILFTSGSEKEPKAVQLSHRNILHNVDGVPQLVKLDENDVFMSILPLFHVFGLTVDFWLPTILGATMVTYPNPLEYKTVSDLVREYKITFIAATPSFFYGYLQKSQEGDFSSVRFAIAGADKLPDKIYDGFIKKHGITLFEGYGTTETSPVISVNYPGFHKLGSIGVPIPNVQVRIVDINTDKILGPNQEGKVLTKGDHVMQGYLGDLEETSLRIRNGWYDTGDIGIIDDDGFLWHRGRLKRFVKVGGEMVSLVKVETLLSKLLPEDVICCVVDVPNPIKGSDVIAAVANDKFDMHAVLKQLKKELPAIAVPRQFYIIEDIPMMASGKVNFREVERICRERSSSGD from the coding sequence ATGAATGGAAAGATTCCGGTGATGATAAATTATGCCACCGGCGCCATCGAAAACGCCAAATATGCCCGTGAAAAATGCAATTTCAAGACCGTCATCACCAGTCATAAACTGATGGAAAAGCTTGATCTGCAACCTATTGACCACATGATCATGTTGGAAGACATCCTCGCCAAAGTCACCACTATCGCCAAACTCAAGGCGGCACTGCTTTCAAAACTTCCTTTTGCCATCCTCAGCAAATTGGTGCACAGCGGCTCCGCAGACGAGATCAGCGTCATCCTCTTCACCAGCGGCAGCGAGAAAGAACCCAAGGCGGTTCAGCTCTCGCATCGCAATATCCTCCACAACGTGGATGGCGTGCCGCAGCTCGTCAAGCTGGATGAAAACGACGTCTTCATGTCCATCCTGCCTCTCTTCCACGTCTTTGGTTTGACGGTGGATTTCTGGCTGCCGACCATTTTGGGCGCGACCATGGTCACCTACCCCAACCCCCTGGAATATAAAACGGTTAGCGACTTGGTGCGCGAATATAAGATCACTTTCATCGCCGCCACGCCATCATTTTTCTATGGCTATCTGCAAAAATCACAGGAAGGAGATTTCTCCTCAGTCCGTTTTGCCATTGCCGGTGCGGACAAGCTGCCGGACAAGATCTATGACGGATTTATAAAAAAACACGGCATCACTCTCTTTGAAGGATATGGCACCACGGAGACCTCGCCGGTGATCTCTGTGAACTATCCCGGCTTTCACAAACTCGGCAGCATCGGTGTCCCGATCCCAAACGTGCAGGTGCGCATCGTGGATATCAACACGGACAAAATCCTCGGTCCCAATCAGGAAGGAAAGGTTCTCACCAAGGGCGATCACGTGATGCAAGGATATCTTGGCGATCTTGAAGAAACTTCGCTGCGCATCCGCAATGGCTGGTATGACACCGGCGACATCGGCATTATCGACGACGACGGTTTCCTCTGGCATCGCGGCAGATTGAAACGTTTTGTCAAGGTCGGCGGCGAGATGGTATCGCTCGTCAAAGTGGAAACCCTCTTGAGCAAACTCTTGCCCGAGGACGTGATTTGCTGCGTGGTGGACGTTCCCAATCCCATCAAGGGTTCGGACGTCATTGCCGCGGTGGCAAATGACAAGTTCGACATGCACGCCGTGCTCAAACAACTCAAGAAAGAGCTGCCGGCGATCGCCGTTCCACGCCAGTTTTACATAATTGAGGACATCCCCATGATGGCGAGCGGCAAGGTCAATTTCCGCGAAGTGGAAAGGATCTGCCGCGAACGCAGCTCCTCCGGGGACTGA